A genomic region of Tistrella mobilis contains the following coding sequences:
- a CDS encoding response regulator produces the protein MPKTVLIVEDNELNMKLFNDLLEANGYVTLQTRDGMEALKIARDQHPDLILMDIQLPEVSGLDVTKWIKADDDLRTIPIIAVTAFAMKGDEEKILDAGCEGYISKPISVTPFLETVRKFLD, from the coding sequence ATGCCGAAGACGGTTCTGATCGTCGAAGACAACGAACTGAACATGAAGCTGTTCAATGACCTCCTTGAGGCGAACGGCTACGTGACTCTGCAGACCCGTGACGGCATGGAGGCCCTGAAGATCGCACGGGATCAGCATCCCGATCTGATTCTGATGGACATTCAGTTGCCCGAAGTGTCAGGACTGGACGTGACCAAGTGGATCAAGGCCGACGACGATCTCCGCACGATCCCGATCATCGCGGTCACGGCCTTCGCGATGAAGGGCGACGAGGAGAAGATCCTGGATGCCGGCTGTGAGGGCTATATCTCGAAGCCGATCTCGGTGACCCCGTTCCTCGAAACGGTGCGCAAGTTTCTGGATTGA
- the rpmG gene encoding 50S ribosomal protein L33, with amino-acid sequence MAKPATVQIKLVSSEGTGFFYVTKKNPRTQTEKLQLRKYDPKLRKHVLFKEAKIK; translated from the coding sequence ATGGCCAAGCCCGCCACCGTGCAGATCAAGCTGGTCAGCTCCGAGGGGACCGGCTTCTTCTACGTGACCAAGAAGAACCCGCGCACCCAGACCGAGAAGCTCCAGCTGCGCAAGTACGACCCGAAGCTGCGCAAGCACGTGCTGTTCAAGGAAGCCAAGATCAAGTGA
- a CDS encoding ferredoxin--NADP reductase, with protein sequence MSNIRTERVIDVHHWTDRLFSFTTTRDPAFRFENGQFTMIGLEVNGKPLLRAYSVASPNYEETLEFLSIKVQDGPLTSRLQHIKRGDALLVGAKPVGTLVKDNLRPGRTLYMLSTGTGLAPFMSLIRDPDVYDRFEKVVLTHTCREVSELAYHDYISKEMPAHEYFGDAVREQLIYYPSVTREPFRNQGRITDLIDSGKLFTDIGLPEFTPEHDRIMICGSPEMLADLQKRAEDRGFTEGNTSRPGEYVIEKAFVDR encoded by the coding sequence ATGAGCAACATCCGTACCGAGCGCGTGATCGACGTTCACCACTGGACAGACCGGCTGTTCAGCTTCACGACGACGCGTGATCCGGCATTCCGCTTCGAAAACGGCCAGTTCACCATGATCGGGCTCGAGGTCAACGGCAAGCCGCTGCTTCGCGCCTACAGCGTCGCCAGCCCGAACTATGAAGAGACGCTGGAATTCCTCAGCATCAAGGTGCAGGACGGCCCGCTGACCTCCAGGCTTCAGCACATCAAGCGCGGCGACGCGCTGCTGGTCGGCGCCAAGCCGGTCGGCACGCTGGTGAAAGACAATCTGCGCCCGGGCCGCACGCTCTATATGCTGTCGACCGGCACCGGCCTTGCGCCCTTCATGAGCCTGATCCGCGATCCCGACGTCTATGACCGCTTCGAGAAGGTGGTCCTGACCCATACCTGCCGCGAGGTCAGCGAACTGGCCTATCACGACTACATCTCGAAAGAGATGCCGGCGCACGAATATTTCGGCGATGCGGTGCGGGAGCAGCTGATCTACTACCCCTCGGTGACCCGAGAGCCGTTCCGCAACCAGGGCCGGATCACCGACCTGATCGACAGCGGCAAGCTGTTCACCGATATCGGCCTGCCGGAATTCACGCCCGAGCATGACCGGATCATGATCTGCGGCAGCCCGGAAATGCTCGCCGACCTGCAGAAGCGGGCTGAAGACCGCGGCTTCACCGAGGGCAATACCAGCCGCCCCGGCGAGTATGTGATCGAGAAGGCCTTCGTCGACCGCTGA
- the rnr gene encoding ribonuclease R has translation MTSSSDDGTDRLPTREQILAFIAESDRPVGKREIARAFNITGGARIALKRILRELKEDGTLKRAGPRRVAEPGVLPSVLVVDVVSIDDETGEAEARPAVWDDDERGPPPPIVVLREGGLRPRDEAAPGFGDRLLVRLHRGDADAYEARVIRRLETRSRRVTGAIRSIDYGWRLIPADRRAKTDYSIEEADLGGAEDGEFVVAETLPGRRLGLPRARVVKRLGQEQTAPAIIDLAIEAHGIPDHFPAAAVREAEAATAPKLSAGREDLRSIPFVTIDGEDARDFDDAVHAEPDPDPTNPDGHIIRVAIADVAHYVTAGSALDRSAEERGNSVYFPDRVVPMLPEALSNGLCSLRPHEDRYCLAAMMRIDGQGTLLEHRFVRGLMRSAARLTYNRVQAAHEGRPDAEIEPLMAPVIQPLYAAFQVLDAARRRRGALEIDMPERRVVMDETGRVTDIRTRQRFDAHKLIEEFMILANVAAADTLLRRNRPCLFRVHDQPPADKVSVLRDYVKSLGLSFTNSVHVDPRDFNRLLKAVANTPLEHQVNTTVLRSQSQATYSPDNIGHFGLSLERYAHFTSPIRRYADLIVHRSLIKALNLGADGLDGAAADGLHALGEHLSITERRADLAEREVTNRLLVVFLANRVGATFGGRITGVHGVGLFVELDETGADGFVPISTLGREFFILDPSEQALIGERSGMRFTLGDRVEVRLREADIVAGGLLFELIEGGRAGKPPTPGQVKRLKAIAREVAAERARNRRDGGGGRGPKTGRNQNGRHGGSRRR, from the coding sequence GTCGGCAAGCGCGAGATCGCGCGCGCCTTCAACATCACCGGCGGCGCCCGCATCGCGCTGAAACGGATCCTGCGCGAGTTGAAAGAGGACGGCACCCTGAAGCGCGCCGGGCCGCGCCGCGTCGCCGAACCCGGCGTCCTGCCCTCGGTGCTGGTGGTCGACGTGGTCTCCATCGACGACGAGACCGGGGAGGCCGAAGCCCGGCCGGCGGTCTGGGACGACGACGAGCGCGGGCCCCCGCCGCCGATCGTGGTGCTGCGCGAAGGCGGTCTGCGCCCACGTGACGAGGCGGCCCCCGGCTTCGGCGACCGGCTGCTGGTCCGCCTGCATCGCGGCGATGCCGATGCCTATGAAGCCCGCGTGATCCGCCGGCTGGAAACCCGGTCGCGCCGGGTGACCGGGGCCATCCGCTCGATCGATTACGGCTGGCGGCTGATCCCGGCCGACCGCCGTGCCAAGACCGATTATTCGATCGAAGAGGCAGATCTGGGCGGCGCCGAGGACGGCGAATTCGTCGTGGCCGAAACCCTGCCCGGCCGGCGGCTGGGCCTGCCGCGGGCCCGGGTGGTGAAGCGGCTGGGCCAGGAGCAGACGGCGCCCGCCATCATCGACCTTGCGATCGAGGCCCACGGCATCCCCGATCACTTCCCGGCCGCCGCCGTGCGCGAGGCCGAGGCGGCGACGGCGCCGAAACTCTCCGCCGGTCGCGAGGATCTGCGCTCCATCCCCTTCGTCACCATCGACGGCGAGGATGCCCGCGACTTCGACGATGCGGTCCATGCCGAGCCCGACCCGGATCCGACCAATCCCGACGGCCACATCATCCGGGTCGCGATCGCCGATGTCGCCCATTACGTCACCGCCGGCAGCGCGCTCGACCGGTCGGCCGAAGAGCGCGGCAATTCGGTCTACTTCCCCGACCGGGTGGTGCCGATGCTGCCGGAAGCGCTGTCCAACGGGCTGTGCTCGCTGCGCCCGCACGAGGATCGCTACTGCCTGGCCGCGATGATGCGCATCGACGGCCAGGGCACCCTGCTGGAACACCGCTTCGTGCGCGGGCTGATGCGCTCGGCCGCGCGGCTGACCTATAACCGGGTTCAGGCTGCGCATGAGGGCCGGCCCGATGCCGAGATCGAGCCGCTGATGGCGCCGGTCATCCAGCCGCTCTATGCCGCCTTCCAGGTGCTGGATGCCGCCCGGCGCCGGCGCGGCGCGCTCGAGATCGACATGCCCGAACGCCGGGTGGTCATGGACGAGACCGGCCGGGTGACCGATATCCGCACCCGCCAGCGCTTCGACGCCCACAAGCTGATCGAAGAGTTCATGATCCTGGCCAATGTGGCCGCCGCCGACACGCTGCTTCGCCGCAACCGGCCCTGCCTGTTCCGCGTCCACGACCAGCCGCCGGCCGACAAGGTCTCGGTGCTGCGCGACTATGTGAAGTCGCTGGGCCTCAGCTTCACCAATTCGGTGCATGTCGACCCGCGCGACTTCAACCGCCTGCTCAAGGCGGTGGCGAACACGCCGCTGGAGCATCAGGTGAACACCACCGTACTCCGCAGCCAGTCGCAGGCGACCTACAGCCCCGACAATATCGGCCATTTCGGCCTGTCGCTGGAACGCTACGCCCATTTCACCTCGCCGATCCGGCGCTATGCCGATCTGATCGTGCACCGGTCGCTGATCAAGGCGCTGAACCTCGGCGCCGACGGGCTGGACGGGGCGGCCGCCGACGGTCTGCATGCGCTGGGCGAACATCTGTCGATCACCGAGCGCCGCGCCGACCTGGCCGAGCGCGAGGTGACCAACCGCCTGCTGGTGGTGTTCCTGGCCAACCGGGTGGGCGCCACCTTCGGCGGCCGCATCACCGGCGTCCACGGCGTCGGCCTGTTCGTCGAACTGGACGAGACCGGGGCCGACGGCTTCGTGCCGATCTCTACCCTCGGCCGCGAATTCTTCATCCTGGATCCGTCGGAACAGGCGCTGATCGGCGAACGCTCTGGCATGCGCTTCACCCTGGGCGACCGGGTCGAGGTGCGGCTGCGCGAGGCCGATATCGTGGCAGGCGGGCTGCTGTTCGAACTGATCGAAGGCGGCCGTGCCGGCAAGCCGCCGACCCCGGGCCAGGTCAAGCGCCTGAAGGCCATCGCCCGCGAGGTGGCGGCCGAACGGGCCCGCAACCGCCGCGACGGCGGCGGCGGCCGGGGTCCGAAAACCGGCCGCAACCAGAACGGCCGCCATGGGGGATCGAGGAGACGCTGA
- a CDS encoding Bcr/CflA family multidrug efflux MFS transporter produces MSVRPEHAAAGAGQPPMLKLALILGLLAAFGPLSIDMYLPAFPAIGADLKADAAAVQATLALFFMGIAGGQLVYGPLADRFGRRRPLLAGCLLYAAGSIGCALATDVDQLIAFRLVQALGGCAGMVMSRAVIRDLFDERHSAVMLARLMLVMGAAPILAPLIGGQLLEIAGWRAIFWLLTGVGVLALVVVALFLPESLPAERRRRQGPGEIALTYLRFAIDRRFIAPALASGAAMGAMFAYISGSPFVFIELHQVPPAAYGWLFGANAAGLILASQFNARLVRRSSPAQIMRRANLVQAVAGLVLVAVAISAVSTPGTALALVAIMLPLFLCIAMNGLINPNATAVAMAPFGARAGSAAALLGLIQFGTGAISAAIVGALDDGTAWPMAAVIAGMGIAGAIAARLAVHTPPTVRR; encoded by the coding sequence ATGTCCGTCCGTCCCGAGCATGCCGCCGCCGGTGCCGGCCAGCCGCCGATGTTGAAGCTTGCCCTGATCCTGGGGCTGCTTGCGGCCTTCGGGCCCCTGTCGATCGACATGTATCTGCCGGCCTTCCCGGCGATCGGCGCCGATCTGAAGGCGGATGCCGCGGCCGTGCAGGCGACGCTGGCGCTGTTCTTTATGGGCATCGCCGGTGGCCAGCTGGTCTATGGGCCGCTGGCCGACCGCTTCGGCCGACGGCGGCCGCTGCTGGCCGGCTGTCTGCTCTATGCAGCCGGCAGCATCGGCTGCGCGCTGGCCACCGATGTCGACCAGCTGATCGCCTTCCGTCTGGTGCAGGCGCTGGGCGGCTGTGCCGGCATGGTGATGTCGCGGGCGGTGATCCGCGATCTGTTCGATGAACGCCATTCGGCGGTGATGCTGGCCCGGCTGATGCTGGTGATGGGCGCCGCCCCCATCCTGGCACCGCTGATCGGCGGCCAGCTGCTGGAAATCGCCGGCTGGCGGGCGATCTTCTGGCTGCTCACGGGGGTGGGCGTGCTGGCGCTGGTGGTGGTGGCGCTGTTCCTGCCCGAAAGCCTGCCGGCCGAACGCCGCCGGCGCCAGGGGCCGGGAGAGATCGCCCTCACCTATCTGCGCTTCGCCATCGACCGGCGCTTCATCGCCCCGGCGCTCGCCAGCGGTGCGGCGATGGGGGCGATGTTCGCCTATATCTCGGGCTCGCCCTTCGTCTTCATCGAACTGCACCAGGTGCCGCCGGCCGCCTATGGCTGGCTGTTCGGCGCCAATGCCGCCGGCCTGATCCTGGCCTCGCAGTTCAATGCCCGGCTGGTGCGGCGCTCAAGCCCGGCACAGATCATGCGCCGGGCCAATCTGGTTCAGGCCGTGGCGGGGCTGGTGCTGGTGGCGGTGGCGATCAGTGCCGTTTCCACCCCCGGCACCGCGCTGGCGCTGGTGGCGATCATGCTGCCGCTGTTCCTGTGCATCGCCATGAACGGGCTGATCAATCCCAATGCCACCGCCGTGGCCATGGCCCCCTTCGGCGCCCGGGCCGGCAGTGCCGCCGCCCTGCTGGGGCTGATCCAGTTCGGCACCGGCGCCATCTCGGCCGCCATCGTCGGCGCGCTCGACGACGGCACGGCCTGGCCGATGGCGGCGGTCATCGCGGGCATGGGAATCGCCGGGGCGATCGCGGCCCGTCTGGCCGTCCATACGCCCCCGACGGTGAGGCGATGA
- a CDS encoding PleD family two-component system response regulator encodes MPGRVLVVDDLLPNLKLFEAKLAAEYYDVDLAQNGEMALARAHAHPPDIVLLDIMMPGMDGYEVCRRLKSDPETAHIPVVMVTALSDSVERVRALEAGADDFLTKPINDLALFARVRSLTRLKMMLDELRLREQTISDFGVGATAPLPLDESGDNARVLVVDDSEIERDFLADRLKRTHSVSAVGTATEALDLARTAGFDLIVINLLIESFDPLRLCSQLRAIDETRQTPILVIVGHDDVERMAKALDLGVNDYLMMPLDVNELGARVRTQVRRKRYQDRLRQNYQRSIALAATDGLTGLYNRRYLSAHLHRMFMRAGHDGRPLAVLMLDIDRFKQLNDTYGHDAGDRVLQAIADRMSRHVRGVDLVARYGGEEFVMVLPDSDHRSAREVAERVRSVISGQPIVIDDEGTKVTVTASLGGAERIAADQDADDMLRRADQALYRAKAAGRDCFIFDRPT; translated from the coding sequence ATGCCCGGTCGCGTTCTGGTGGTCGACGATCTCCTGCCCAACCTCAAGCTCTTCGAAGCGAAGCTTGCGGCGGAGTATTACGACGTCGATCTGGCGCAGAACGGCGAGATGGCGCTTGCCCGTGCCCATGCCCATCCCCCGGACATCGTTCTGCTCGACATCATGATGCCGGGCATGGACGGCTACGAGGTCTGCCGCCGGCTGAAGAGCGACCCCGAGACCGCCCATATCCCCGTGGTGATGGTCACGGCCCTCAGCGACAGCGTGGAACGGGTGCGGGCGCTGGAAGCCGGCGCCGATGATTTCCTGACCAAGCCGATCAACGATCTGGCGCTCTTCGCGCGGGTGCGCTCTCTCACCCGGCTCAAGATGATGCTCGACGAGCTGCGCCTGCGCGAGCAGACCATCTCGGATTTCGGGGTCGGCGCCACAGCGCCGCTGCCGCTGGACGAAAGCGGCGACAATGCCCGCGTGCTGGTGGTGGACGACAGCGAGATCGAGCGCGACTTTCTGGCCGACCGGCTGAAGCGCACGCACAGCGTCTCGGCGGTCGGCACGGCGACCGAGGCGCTGGATCTGGCGCGCACCGCCGGTTTCGACCTGATCGTGATCAACCTGCTGATCGAAAGCTTCGATCCGCTGCGCCTGTGCAGCCAGCTGCGGGCGATCGACGAGACCCGCCAGACCCCGATCCTGGTGATCGTGGGGCATGACGATGTCGAGCGCATGGCCAAGGCGCTGGATCTGGGCGTGAACGACTATCTGATGATGCCGCTGGACGTGAACGAGCTGGGCGCGCGGGTGCGCACCCAGGTCCGCCGCAAGCGCTATCAGGACCGGCTGCGGCAGAATTATCAGCGCTCCATCGCCCTGGCCGCCACCGACGGCCTGACGGGGCTGTACAACCGCCGCTATCTGTCGGCGCATCTGCACCGGATGTTCATGCGTGCCGGCCATGACGGCCGCCCGCTGGCGGTGCTGATGCTGGATATCGACCGCTTCAAGCAGCTGAACGACACCTATGGCCACGATGCCGGCGACCGGGTGCTGCAGGCGATCGCCGACCGGATGAGCCGCCATGTCCGCGGCGTCGATCTGGTGGCCCGCTATGGCGGCGAGGAATTCGTGATGGTGCTGCCCGACAGCGACCACCGCTCGGCGCGGGAAGTGGCCGAGCGGGTCCGGTCGGTGATCTCGGGCCAGCCGATCGTGATCGACGACGAGGGCACCAAGGTCACCGTCACCGCCAGCCTGGGCGGGGCCGAGCGCATCGCGGCCGACCAGGATGCCGACGACATGCTCCGCCGCGCCGATCAGGCGCTCTATCGGGCCAAGGCCGCCGGGCGCGACTGCTTCATCTTCGACCGGCCCACCTGA
- a CDS encoding DNA polymerase IV, translating to MCRDCGSTRMAEDGSRRCPACGSARIVIHPELHRLTIAHVDCDAFYASVEKRDRPDLAQRPVIVGGGHRGVVATCCYLARMKGVRSAMPMFKARELCPDAVVLPPDMARYREAGLKIRRLMRALTPLVEPLSIDEAYLDLAPEAGAPDSRASPAQRLAALARRVEREVGVTVSVGLGPNKFLAKLASELDKPRGFAVIGAAEAAAFLADKPVRMLWGVGPAFERRLATDGITRIGQLQSLGPQALARRYGRIGAQIAGFATGRDPRRVTPSRPAKSVSAETTLARDERAADRLAELLPPLAERVAARLAGSHLVAEGVVLKLKTADFQTLTRSRRLKAPTDRSAPLIAAAQDLLAAEATGDTAFRLIGLGAQPVRDRDGDPAAPDLFGPG from the coding sequence CTGTGCCGCGACTGCGGATCCACCCGCATGGCCGAAGACGGCAGCCGGCGCTGCCCGGCCTGCGGTTCGGCGCGGATCGTGATCCATCCCGAACTGCACCGGCTGACCATCGCCCATGTCGATTGCGATGCCTTCTACGCCTCGGTCGAAAAGCGCGACCGGCCCGATCTGGCGCAACGGCCGGTGATCGTGGGCGGCGGCCATCGCGGTGTCGTCGCCACCTGTTGCTATCTGGCCCGGATGAAGGGCGTGCGCTCGGCCATGCCGATGTTCAAGGCGCGCGAGCTGTGCCCGGATGCGGTGGTGCTGCCGCCCGATATGGCGCGCTATCGCGAGGCGGGGCTGAAGATCCGCCGGCTGATGCGTGCCCTCACCCCGCTGGTCGAGCCCTTGTCGATCGACGAGGCCTATCTGGATCTGGCGCCGGAGGCGGGGGCGCCCGACAGCCGGGCCAGCCCCGCCCAGCGCCTGGCCGCCCTGGCCCGGCGGGTGGAGCGCGAGGTGGGGGTCACGGTCTCGGTCGGGCTCGGCCCCAACAAGTTTCTGGCCAAGCTGGCCTCGGAACTGGACAAGCCGCGCGGCTTTGCGGTGATCGGCGCGGCCGAAGCCGCCGCCTTCCTGGCCGACAAGCCGGTGCGCATGCTGTGGGGGGTGGGCCCGGCTTTCGAACGCCGGCTTGCCACCGACGGCATCACCCGGATCGGCCAGCTGCAATCGCTGGGGCCGCAGGCGCTGGCCCGCCGCTATGGCCGGATCGGCGCCCAGATCGCAGGCTTTGCCACGGGTCGCGACCCGCGGCGGGTTACGCCCTCGCGCCCGGCTAAAAGCGTGTCGGCCGAAACCACGCTGGCCCGCGACGAACGCGCCGCCGACCGCCTGGCCGAGTTGTTGCCGCCGCTGGCCGAACGGGTGGCGGCCCGTCTGGCCGGCAGCCATCTGGTGGCCGAAGGCGTGGTGCTGAAGCTGAAGACCGCCGATTTCCAGACCCTGACCCGCAGCCGGCGGCTGAAGGCGCCGACCGATCGATCGGCGCCCCTGATCGCCGCGGCGCAGGACCTGCTCGCCGCCGAGGCGACCGGCGATACCGCCTTCCGGCTGATCGGGCTCGGCGCCCAGCCGGTGCGCGACCGGGACGGCGATCCCGCCGCCCCGGATCTCTTCGGCCCCGGCTGA
- a CDS encoding ROK family protein, whose amino-acid sequence MQSRVLVGIDLGGTKIAAVAIERATGRTLAHLRMPTPRGDYDATIRTIDEIATRAEQAAGVTERLPLGIGMPGAISPKTGLVKNANSTWLNGRPLDRDFTARTGRAVRLANDANCLAVSEAVDGAAAGARLVFAAILGTGIGGGIAIDGRVHDGADAIAGEWGHTPMPWAQPWSRAPGETPPPQAADLPELPGPACYCGRTGCIETLLSGPGLARDAARLRGLDDAAAALERSAEAVLAAEGDGAPWALAAVARWRHRFGRALAMIVNILDPDVIVLGGGLSQVPALVADPQPLVAPWLFSDRMRTPVRIARHGDDSGVRGAARLWDSA is encoded by the coding sequence ATGCAGTCCCGGGTGCTCGTCGGCATCGATCTGGGCGGCACGAAGATCGCGGCAGTCGCCATCGAACGGGCAACGGGGCGAACGCTTGCACATTTGCGCATGCCGACGCCGCGTGGCGACTATGATGCCACGATACGGACCATCGACGAAATTGCCACCCGTGCCGAACAGGCGGCCGGGGTGACGGAGCGCCTGCCGCTGGGCATCGGCATGCCCGGCGCCATCAGCCCCAAAACGGGTCTGGTGAAGAACGCCAACTCCACCTGGCTGAACGGCCGGCCGCTGGACCGCGATTTCACGGCACGCACCGGCAGGGCCGTGCGGCTTGCCAATGATGCGAATTGCCTGGCGGTGTCGGAAGCCGTCGACGGGGCGGCGGCGGGGGCCCGTCTGGTCTTTGCCGCCATCCTGGGCACGGGCATCGGCGGCGGCATCGCCATCGATGGCCGGGTGCATGACGGTGCCGATGCGATCGCCGGCGAATGGGGCCATACCCCAATGCCCTGGGCCCAGCCCTGGAGCCGGGCCCCCGGCGAAACCCCGCCGCCGCAGGCCGCCGACCTGCCGGAACTGCCGGGCCCCGCCTGCTATTGCGGCCGGACCGGCTGCATCGAGACGCTGCTGTCGGGCCCGGGGCTTGCCCGCGATGCCGCCCGGCTGCGCGGGCTGGACGACGCCGCCGCCGCCCTGGAACGCAGCGCCGAGGCCGTGCTGGCGGCGGAAGGCGACGGCGCCCCCTGGGCGCTGGCGGCCGTGGCGCGCTGGCGCCACCGCTTCGGCCGGGCGCTGGCCATGATCGTCAACATCCTGGATCCGGATGTGATCGTGCTGGGTGGCGGGCTGTCGCAGGTGCCGGCGCTGGTGGCGGATCCCCAGCCTCTGGTCGCGCCCTGGCTGTTTTCCGACCGGATGCGCACGCCGGTGCGCATTGCGCGCCATGGCGACGACAGCGGCGTGCGCGGCGCCGCCCGGCTGTGGGACAGCGCCTGA
- a CDS encoding HpcH/HpaI aldolase family protein, with protein sequence MIENRLRRIIQEADGFAVGTFLMSDSATSAALMDAAGYDFLAIDRQHGVIDDATCLRLLAECGRHGTTPIVRIPANRPEDAMRALDHGALGVIAPLIDDDAGAAMLAGACRFPPRGGRSFGPVRAAPIHGRSYLQAIDDSVLAIAMIETRAGLDALDRILAVPGLDAIFVGPNDLGLALGLGFTGGRTDTQPALAEAVTGIVTRARGAGIPAGIHCTDPAMARAMRGLGYRFATVGSDLGLMAQAAAASADQSRAS encoded by the coding sequence ATGATCGAGAACCGGCTGCGCCGCATCATTCAGGAAGCGGACGGCTTCGCCGTCGGCACCTTCCTGATGTCCGACAGCGCCACATCGGCGGCGCTGATGGATGCCGCGGGCTACGATTTCCTGGCGATCGATCGCCAGCACGGCGTGATCGACGACGCCACCTGTCTGCGCCTGCTGGCCGAATGCGGCCGTCACGGCACCACGCCGATCGTGCGCATCCCGGCCAACCGGCCCGAGGATGCGATGCGGGCGCTGGACCATGGGGCGCTGGGCGTGATCGCACCGCTGATCGACGACGACGCCGGTGCGGCGATGCTGGCCGGCGCCTGCCGTTTCCCGCCCCGCGGCGGGCGCAGTTTCGGGCCGGTGCGCGCAGCCCCCATCCATGGCCGCAGCTATCTGCAGGCCATCGACGACAGCGTGCTCGCGATCGCGATGATCGAAACCCGCGCCGGGCTGGATGCGCTGGACCGGATTCTGGCCGTGCCCGGCCTGGATGCGATCTTCGTCGGCCCCAATGATCTGGGCCTGGCGCTCGGCCTGGGCTTCACCGGCGGCCGCACCGACACACAGCCGGCGCTGGCCGAAGCCGTGACCGGCATCGTCACCCGCGCCCGCGGTGCCGGCATTCCGGCCGGCATCCATTGCACCGATCCGGCGATGGCCCGGGCGATGCGCGGCCTTGGCTACCGCTTCGCCACGGTCGGCAGCGATCTTGGGCTGATGGCCCAGGCGGCCGCCGCCAGCGCCGACCAGTCCCGCGCCTCCTGA
- a CDS encoding PAS domain-containing protein produces MAYEVGEEGFRRLLGRRGAFATLFDLWRDWRPSSAALPPPSAVDPQALRRILPRLMLLDVLAADRWRVRTAGERLREMFDRDLTGRELPDALPEELRSRAAATYGPSTAEGLCWLALALYVRPGSRRRLHYARMVLPLGQGGGEGARPVVTRLLVAFHWRVVPPLSLPLWELLESAELPARRRDVVCRPSAPSPAG; encoded by the coding sequence GTGGCATACGAAGTCGGTGAAGAGGGGTTCCGGCGGCTGCTGGGGCGGAGGGGCGCCTTCGCGACCCTGTTCGACCTCTGGCGCGACTGGCGGCCGTCTTCAGCGGCTCTGCCGCCCCCGTCTGCCGTCGATCCGCAGGCGCTGCGCCGGATCCTGCCCCGGCTGATGCTGCTCGACGTGCTGGCCGCCGATCGCTGGCGGGTGCGCACGGCGGGCGAGCGCCTGCGTGAGATGTTCGATCGGGATCTGACCGGGCGCGAGCTGCCCGACGCGCTGCCGGAAGAGCTGCGCAGCCGCGCCGCCGCCACCTATGGGCCCTCCACGGCCGAGGGGCTGTGCTGGCTGGCGCTGGCGCTCTATGTGCGGCCCGGCAGCCGGCGCCGGCTGCATTATGCCCGGATGGTGCTGCCGCTGGGCCAGGGCGGCGGCGAGGGCGCCAGGCCGGTGGTGACCCGGCTGCTGGTCGCCTTCCACTGGCGGGTGGTGCCGCCGCTGTCCCTGCCGCTCTGGGAGCTGCTGGAAAGTGCCGAGCTGCCGGCCCGGCGGCGGGATGTCGTCTGCAGGCCGTCTGCGCCATCCCCGGCCGGCTGA
- a CDS encoding PaaI family thioesterase has product MTVMVEPGLDRIRPDAFNQIIRDELPMAELLGIRVERIDDGVARGRLPATVQLIRPGGTLSGPALATLADVTFYAAIMGRLGPARMAVTSNLNINFLRRPAMVDVLSEARLIRCGRRLVYGEVSLYSDGDDEPVAHTTLTFALPG; this is encoded by the coding sequence ATGACTGTTATGGTCGAACCCGGCCTCGACCGGATCCGTCCGGACGCCTTCAATCAGATCATTCGTGACGAATTGCCCATGGCCGAGCTGCTCGGCATCCGTGTCGAGCGGATCGACGACGGCGTTGCCCGTGGCCGCCTGCCGGCCACGGTGCAGCTGATCCGCCCCGGCGGCACGTTGAGCGGCCCGGCCCTGGCGACGCTCGCCGACGTCACCTTTTATGCCGCGATCATGGGCCGGCTGGGCCCGGCGCGGATGGCGGTGACCAGCAATCTGAACATCAATTTCCTGCGCCGCCCGGCCATGGTCGACGTGCTGTCCGAAGCACGGCTGATCCGGTGCGGCCGCAGGCTGGTCTATGGCGAGGTGTCGCTTTATTCCGACGGCGACGACGAGCCCGTGGCCCATACCACGCTGACCTTCGCACTGCCGGGCTGA